In Streptomyces spororaveus, the following proteins share a genomic window:
- a CDS encoding ASCH domain-containing protein, whose translation MSTGPAHHVHRLNLYRQYFELVAAGTKTIEVRVKYPHLENLKAGDRIEFRIKDTDERCEVEVIRVTEYETFESLLDGEGPEKVNPASSRERQLDNIRAIYDPEKEALGALAIEIKLI comes from the coding sequence ATGAGCACCGGCCCCGCGCACCACGTCCACCGCCTCAACCTGTACCGCCAGTACTTCGAGCTGGTGGCCGCTGGCACCAAGACGATCGAGGTCCGGGTGAAATACCCCCACCTGGAGAACCTCAAGGCCGGCGACCGGATCGAATTCCGCATCAAGGACACCGACGAGCGGTGCGAGGTCGAAGTCATCCGCGTCACCGAGTACGAGACCTTCGAGTCCCTCCTGGACGGCGAGGGCCCGGAGAAGGTCAACCCTGCCTCCAGCCGTGAGCGGCAGCTCGACAACATCCGCGCCATCTACGACCCCGAAAAGGAAGCCCTGGGCGCCTTGGCGATCGAGATCAAGCTGATCTGA
- a CDS encoding NUDIX hydrolase produces MPISHAHIRTVTTVYLDAHREEKRNLEPVFDLLDTAGEITSRKEMRGHVTAGAILLDADGRVLHIHHNALGKWLLPGGHVEDTDTTLAEAALRELIEEAGLEGVAISLAHPEPIHIDIHPIPANPAKGEEDHQHIDYRFLFRLDRDADVTLQEEEVSGYAWKNVDVIEDDTLRNRVLAYL; encoded by the coding sequence GTGCCTATCAGCCACGCCCACATCCGCACCGTCACGACCGTCTACCTCGACGCCCATCGCGAGGAGAAGCGCAACCTGGAGCCGGTCTTCGATCTCCTCGACACCGCCGGAGAGATCACCAGCCGCAAGGAAATGCGAGGTCACGTGACCGCTGGCGCGATCCTGCTCGACGCGGACGGCCGCGTCCTGCACATCCACCACAACGCCCTCGGGAAGTGGCTGCTGCCCGGCGGGCATGTGGAGGACACCGACACCACCCTGGCCGAGGCGGCCCTCCGCGAGCTGATCGAGGAAGCCGGACTCGAAGGCGTCGCGATCTCCCTTGCCCACCCCGAGCCCATCCATATCGACATCCACCCCATCCCCGCCAACCCGGCCAAGGGCGAGGAAGACCACCAGCACATCGACTACCGGTTCCTGTTCCGCCTCGACCGTGACGCCGACGTCACCCTCCAGGAGGAAGAGGTCAGCGGCTACGCCTGGAAAAACGTGGACGTGATCGAGGACGACACCCTCCGGAACCGGGTCCTGGCGTACCTCTGA
- a CDS encoding class I SAM-dependent methyltransferase translates to MTSAPHNYEHEQVLWDTFADGAWKDPSNSDPVLRWTQYTDHPADPGMEILGNPATALEIGSGTGTGRAAAYLAKQGVKVTAVDLSPIAVANSSERYGPSASSSCRAAAFNEAAAAASVPGLCSDEAP, encoded by the coding sequence GTGACCAGCGCACCGCACAACTATGAGCACGAGCAGGTCCTCTGGGACACCTTCGCCGACGGCGCGTGGAAGGACCCCTCCAACAGCGATCCCGTGCTCCGCTGGACCCAGTACACCGACCACCCCGCCGACCCTGGCATGGAGATCCTCGGGAACCCGGCAACCGCCCTCGAGATCGGCAGCGGCACCGGCACCGGCCGGGCCGCGGCCTACCTCGCCAAGCAGGGTGTGAAGGTCACCGCAGTCGACCTGTCCCCGATCGCCGTCGCCAACAGCAGCGAGCGGTACGGCCCCTCGGCGTCGAGTTCGTGTCGGGCAGCCGCTTTCAATGAAGCGGCGGCTGCTGCTTCTGTGCCCGGGCTGTGCAGTGATGAGGCTCCTTGA
- a CDS encoding adenosylhomocysteinase, which yields MEPTDLARLTSYFETVARAFACDSTPASLLITHLLPERPAFVRAVATVTGLRATLPKPKSINASARDLVEQTAPVDPLTRQMFTDPDKALAYLENRACREPVVLFDVGGYFAPALCDLCDRFSGRILGVIEDTENGHQKYADLDKLPCPVISAARSPLKDPEDFLVGQSVVFSTEALTRGRGDIFHGRGALVLGFGKLGSSIARLLHAKGVHVTVYDIDPVRRTQALAQGFTVAQDRTTAIGSAGLVLCATGSLALRGDDFPRLRSGAYVATVTSSEDELDLNRLPPCYVTSEAGEHVTRYASDSGHVFFLLNDGNAVNFLHGASVGPFIYLVQAELIAAVRILARGDLGPGIHEIPDSDRRDIASIWLDHYNR from the coding sequence GTGGAACCGACCGACCTCGCCCGTCTCACCTCGTACTTCGAGACCGTGGCCCGCGCCTTCGCCTGCGACTCCACACCGGCGTCGCTGCTGATCACCCATCTGCTACCCGAGCGTCCCGCATTCGTCCGCGCCGTCGCCACCGTGACCGGCCTGCGGGCGACCCTACCGAAACCGAAGTCCATCAACGCCAGCGCACGCGACCTGGTCGAGCAGACCGCACCCGTGGACCCGCTCACCCGGCAGATGTTCACCGACCCGGACAAGGCCCTCGCCTACCTCGAAAACCGGGCCTGCCGTGAGCCGGTGGTCCTCTTCGACGTCGGCGGCTATTTCGCACCCGCCCTCTGTGACCTGTGCGACCGCTTCTCCGGCCGCATCCTGGGCGTGATCGAGGACACCGAGAACGGCCACCAGAAGTACGCCGACCTCGACAAGCTGCCCTGCCCCGTCATCTCGGCCGCCCGGTCTCCTCTGAAGGACCCCGAGGACTTCCTCGTCGGGCAGTCCGTGGTGTTCTCCACCGAGGCTCTCACCCGCGGGCGCGGGGACATCTTCCACGGCCGCGGCGCCCTGGTCCTCGGCTTCGGCAAGCTCGGAAGCTCCATCGCCCGACTCCTGCACGCCAAGGGCGTTCACGTCACCGTCTACGACATCGACCCCGTCCGCCGAACCCAAGCCCTCGCCCAGGGCTTCACCGTCGCCCAAGACCGCACCACCGCCATCGGCTCGGCCGGACTGGTGCTGTGCGCCACCGGATCGCTCGCCCTTCGCGGAGACGACTTTCCCCGCCTGCGCTCCGGCGCCTACGTCGCCACCGTCACCAGCAGCGAAGACGAACTCGACCTGAACCGGCTGCCGCCCTGCTACGTCACCAGCGAGGCCGGCGAGCACGTCACCCGGTACGCGTCCGACTCCGGTCATGTGTTCTTCCTGCTCAACGACGGCAACGCCGTCAACTTCCTGCACGGCGCCTCGGTCGGTCCCTTCATTTACCTCGTCCAGGCAGAACTCATCGCCGCGGTACGGATACTCGCCCGCGGTGACCTGGGACCCGGTATCCATGAGATCCCCGATAGCGACCGCCGCGACATCGCCTCCATCTGGCTCGACCACTACAACCGGTAA